A window from Arcobacter sp. CECT 8983 encodes these proteins:
- a CDS encoding LapD/MoxY N-terminal periplasmic domain-containing protein gives MSLFRQISILLLVVFTLLFILILSISFNEIKNSAKESLYENVQNSVSNISLSITNANADESTIKTVLNASFDNGNYEKIVFKNLDESIVYERIKKEEEIENSIPSWFLDFVQINEVSSSSTVSQGWSVLGNLEVFADRETLYLQLYKIFINLSITLVSLFIFTLAIISLLFRTILKPLLTIKKQSDMALENKFIYQEKIPFTKEFKSVTISINSMIEKIQNMFNHANEILKRNRELLYIDELTKLYNRKYLILKTSEYLEENSMNNKGYIISIIITKIDLLNKKIGYDNVDKLFLKAANIITDETSFQDANIIARTNAAEFIIILPRVNEKEVKTIARQLSIDLNNLLEDVLDEEIELYLGVCHYKDEKNHSELLAKIDYTLNQSKVFQGNDSYYLNNSEIHEPKRSFREIINLAKEKEEFNILYRDIVNLDTKQSEYKTISFEIKNKDKVYSYGEFIGTVLELDLLEEIYLKVIEKVLRQNIFDKKVAIQIPSDFIANMPFEKLRKIFEDQKSFNKNIIFELEEESFTKYEFNCIVFLNMLDDYGFDIAIFNFMGISEEYDYLKIKKPEYIKVNKRFLHSLESLDAINMIKNSLGIKIIATSINNEEDLKSLENKNINLISGKVIEKLI, from the coding sequence ATGAGCCTATTTAGACAAATTTCAATTTTACTTTTAGTGGTTTTCACATTACTTTTTATTTTGATTTTAAGTATAAGTTTTAATGAAATAAAAAACTCAGCCAAAGAATCACTTTATGAAAATGTTCAAAATAGTGTATCAAATATTAGCCTTTCTATTACAAATGCAAATGCGGATGAAAGTACTATCAAAACAGTATTAAATGCGAGTTTTGATAACGGAAATTATGAAAAAATAGTATTTAAAAACTTAGATGAAAGTATTGTATATGAAAGAATAAAAAAAGAAGAAGAAATTGAAAACTCTATACCTTCTTGGTTTTTAGATTTCGTTCAAATTAATGAAGTCTCATCTTCATCAACTGTATCTCAAGGTTGGTCTGTATTGGGAAATTTAGAAGTTTTTGCAGATAGAGAAACTCTTTATTTACAACTTTATAAAATATTTATAAATCTATCTATTACTTTGGTAAGTTTATTTATCTTTACTTTAGCCATAATTTCATTACTTTTTAGAACTATTCTAAAACCTTTACTTACTATCAAAAAACAAAGTGATATGGCACTTGAAAATAAGTTTATTTACCAAGAAAAAATACCTTTTACTAAAGAGTTTAAATCTGTAACAATTAGTATAAATAGTATGATTGAAAAGATTCAAAATATGTTTAATCATGCAAATGAAATACTTAAAAGAAATAGAGAATTACTTTATATTGATGAGTTAACAAAACTTTATAATCGTAAGTATCTTATTTTAAAAACAAGTGAATATTTAGAAGAGAATAGTATGAATAATAAAGGATATATTATCTCTATTATCATTACAAAAATTGATTTACTAAATAAAAAAATTGGATATGACAATGTAGATAAATTGTTTTTAAAAGCAGCGAATATCATAACAGATGAAACTTCATTTCAAGATGCAAATATTATAGCAAGAACAAATGCCGCCGAGTTTATTATAATTTTACCTAGGGTAAATGAGAAAGAGGTAAAAACAATTGCAAGACAATTATCTATAGATTTAAATAACTTATTAGAAGATGTTCTGGATGAAGAAATAGAACTATATTTAGGAGTTTGTCATTATAAAGATGAAAAGAATCATAGTGAATTATTAGCTAAAATTGATTATACATTAAATCAATCAAAAGTATTTCAAGGAAATGATTCTTATTATTTAAATAATAGTGAAATTCATGAACCTAAAAGAAGCTTTAGAGAAATAATAAATTTAGCAAAAGAAAAAGAAGAGTTTAATATCTTATATCGTGATATTGTTAATTTAGATACAAAACAAAGTGAATACAAAACTATTAGTTTTGAAATAAAAAATAAAGATAAAGTTTATTCATATGGAGAGTTTATAGGAACAGTATTAGAGTTAGATCTTTTAGAAGAAATATATTTAAAAGTTATAGAAAAAGTTTTAAGGCAAAATATTTTTGATAAAAAAGTCGCAATACAAATACCTAGTGATTTTATTGCGAATATGCCTTTTGAAAAGTTAAGAAAGATTTTTGAAGATCAAAAAAGTTTTAATAAAAATATAATATTTGAATTAGAAGAAGAATCTTTTACAAAATATGAATTTAACTGTATAGTCTTTTTAAATATGCTTGATGATTATGGTTTTGATATTGCAATTTTTAATTTTATGGGAATAAGTGAAGAATATGACTATTTAAAAATAAAAAAACCTGAATATATAAAAGTAAATAAAAGATTCTTACATTCTTTAGAAAGTTTAGATGCTATAAATATGATTAAAAACTCTCTAGGAATAAAAATAATTGCTACTTCTATAAATAATGAAGAGGATTTAAAAAGTTTAGAAAATAAAAATATAAATCTTATATCAGGTAAGGTAATAGAAAAGCTAATTTAA
- a CDS encoding transglutaminase-like cysteine peptidase translates to MEKKYKRFAKNRFIALERIIKRASKKSEEKKLEMINDFFNYVPYGSDKDIYGVNDYWATPYEFLARDKGDCEDYVIAKYLVLKYLGISSKKMFLSYVRLKGSKEAHMVLSYFKTPSSEPLILDSVNKRIFKASKRTDLTPIYNFNPNILKNGKRTSAHKKWDRLMKNFRENKI, encoded by the coding sequence GTGGAAAAAAAATATAAACGCTTTGCAAAAAATAGATTTATAGCTTTAGAACGAATTATCAAAAGAGCTTCAAAAAAGAGTGAAGAAAAAAAATTAGAGATGATCAATGATTTTTTTAATTATGTACCTTATGGAAGTGATAAAGATATTTATGGTGTAAATGATTATTGGGCAACTCCTTATGAGTTTTTAGCACGGGATAAAGGTGATTGTGAAGATTATGTTATTGCAAAATATCTTGTTTTGAAGTATTTAGGTATATCTTCTAAAAAGATGTTTCTTTCTTATGTTCGACTCAAAGGATCAAAAGAAGCACATATGGTACTTTCATATTTTAAAACACCTAGTTCAGAACCTTTGATTTTAGATAGTGTAAATAAAAGAATTTTTAAAGCTTCAAAAAGAACTGATTTAACACCAATTTATAATTTCAATCCAAATATATTAAAAAATGGAAAAAGAACATCTGCTCACAAAAAATGGGATAGATTAATGAAAAATTTTAGGGAGAATAAAATATGA